In Aegilops tauschii subsp. strangulata cultivar AL8/78 chromosome 3, Aet v6.0, whole genome shotgun sequence, one genomic interval encodes:
- the LOC109739247 gene encoding uncharacterized protein — MQIVSLSPHVYGLPQSYLARPVTSIQPDGHLCSPFKYESTLRSWCRRSTTVPVVKPISISSLTPHHHTGQPVQPDCRMATTAAALSMKLLVDTKARRVLFAEAGKDVVDFLFSLLSLPVGTAVKLLGKGSMVGSVGSLYASVEKLDGTYVQPGAAKDALLHPAVLSPAVSNKSSLLLGSPHPPSSLRAQPEPQPTTFFGCNRSRNYDHVYLVDECGRQLSCSGCRSYMTGTRGTACPSCGGQMSKELKLVPSAVPGRQAAQEAGGVTGKGFVQGIVTYTVMDDLTVTPMSSMSSITLLNTFGVRDLGALEEKTLQLSYNEGLDILKASLQSKTVLTDVFLKPSKV, encoded by the exons ATGCAAATCGTTTCTCTCTCGCCACACGTCTACGGTCTGCCTCAATCCTACCTCGCTCGTCCCGTCACCTCAATCCAACCAGATGGCCACCTCTGCTCTCCCTTTAAATACGAGAGTACACTTCGCTCTTGGTGTCGTCGCAGTACCACTGTACCAGTAGTCAAGCCTATTTCGATCTCCTCACTCACTCCTCACCACCACACAGGGCAGCCAGTCCAGCCAGACTGCAGAATGGCGACCACCGCGGCCGCGCTGAGCATGAAGCTGCTGGTGGACACCAAGGCGCGGCGCGTGCTGTTCGCGGAGGCGGGCAAGGACGTGGTGGACTTCCTGTTCTCCCTCCTCTCCCTGCCCGTCGGCACCGCCGTCAAGCTGCTCGGGAAGGGCTCCATGGTCGGCAGCGTCGGCAGCCTCTACGCCAGCGTCGAGAAGCTCGACGGCACCTACGTCCAGCCCGGCGCCGCCAAGGACGCGCTCCTCCACCCCGCCGTCCTATCCCCGGCCGTCAGCAACAAAAGCTCCCTCCTCTTAGGCTCGCCGCACCCACCGTCGTCCCTCCGGGCCCAGCCTGAGCCCCAGCCGACGACGTTTTTCGGATGCAATAGGTCGCGCAACTACGACCACGTCTACCTCGTCGACGAGTGTGGCCGCCAGCTTTCTTGCAGCGGCTGCCGTAGCTACATGACGGGCACGAGAGGCACCGCCTGTCCGTCGTGTGGCGGCCAGATGTCCAAGGAGCTGAAGCTCGTGCCGTCGGCGGTGCCCGGACGGCAGGCGGCGCAGGAGGCGGGCGGCGTCACCGGGAAGGGGTTCGTGCAGGGCATCGTGACGTACACGGTGATGGACGACCTCACCGTGACGCCCATGTCCTCCATGTCCAGCATCACCCTGCTCAACACATTCGGCGTCAGGGACCTCGGCGCGCTCGAGGAGAAGACTCTGCAGCTCAGCTACAACGAG GGTTTGGATATCCTCAAGGCGTCGCTACAGTCAAAGACCGTCCTCACCGACGTTTTCCTCAAGCCCAGCAAGGTTTGA
- the LOC109739246 gene encoding protein trichome birefringence-like 18, with amino-acid sequence MSLPGKNPPAVAGGMQQWLSTIVMSVAALLLTLGPTHAQGTCDIFRGKWVPDSSGPLYTSSSCPLIIRAENCQANGRPDKGYENWRWKPEQCALPRFDARKFLKMMRGKTLAFAGDSIAQNQMDSLLCILSQVDTPINLSDRRMSKWIFNSTSTTIIRIWSAWLLHNSKEAVGIAPEGLNKVFLDVPDKTLMEFLPSFDVLVLSSGHWFVTPSAYILNGKVVGGQGWWPLQAGKMQMNNIDAFGASTETFLTAVATNPNFKGIAILRTYSPDHYERGAWNVGGSCTGKVNPLDKAVKDGFIDAMYGKQVAAFKKVVKNSRKQSSKLKLMSITKPFALRVDGHPGPYTNVDPNKKTQRGPDGRPPPQDCLHWCMPGPIDTWNEMLFETIRR; translated from the exons ATGAGTTTACCAGGGAAGAATCCTCCGGCCGTGGCTGGAGGAATGCAGCAATGGCTCTCAACCATCGTTATGTCGGTGGCGGCTCTGCTGCTGACCCTGGGGCCTACACATGCTCAAG GTACCTGTGATATCTTTCGTGGGAAGTGGGTTCCTGATTCTTCAGGGCCATTGTACACAAGCAGCTCTTGTCCTCTGATCATACGCGCGGAGAACTGCCAGGCGAACGGGCGGCCGGACAAGGGGTACGAGAACTGGAGATGGAAGCCCGAGCAGTGCGCTCTCCCGCGCTTCGATGCAAGGAAGTTTCTGAAGATGATGAGGGGCAAGACACTTGCTTTCGCCGGGGATTCGATCGCTCAGAACCAGATGGACTCTCTCCTTTGCATCCTATCGCAG GTGGACACCCCAATAAACCTTAGCGATCGTAGGATGAGTAAGTGGATCTTCAATTCAACCTCAACAACTATCATCCGCATCTGGTCAGCTTGGCTATTACACAATTCAAAAGAAGCTGTGGGAATTGCTCCCGAGGGTCTTAATAAGGTTTTCCTCGATGTCCCAGATAAGACTTTGATGGAATTTCTTCCAAGTTTCGATGTGCTTGTCCTCTCTTCCGGACATTGGTTTGTCACACCATCAGCCTATATCCTGAATGGCAAGGTCGTTGGAGGGCAGGGCTGGTGGCCTCTTCAAGCAGGAAAAATGCAGATGAACAACATTGATGCTTTTGGTGCATCCACTGAGACTTTCCTAACTGCTGTGGCTACTAACCCGAATTTCAAAGGTATAGCTATTTTGAGAACATACTCTCCAGACCATTATGAACGTGGGGCATGGAATGTAGGTGGATCATGCACTGGGAAGGTTAACCCCTTGGATAAGGCGGTAAAGGATGGATTCATAGATGCAATGTATGGAAAACAAGTTGCGGCCTTCAAAAAGGTAGTCAAGAATTCCAGGAAACAAAGTTCCAAGTTGAAACTGATGAGCATCACAAAACCCTTTGCCTTAAGGGTTGATGGGCATCCTGGACCATACACAAATGTGGACCCAAACAAGAAGACTCAAAGAGGGCCGGATGGAAGGCCTCCACCTCAGGATTGTCTGCATTGGTGCATGCCAGGACCTATAGATACATGGAACGAGATGCTATTTGAGACCATAAGAAGATAA